One region of Erythrolamprus reginae isolate rEryReg1 chromosome 8, rEryReg1.hap1, whole genome shotgun sequence genomic DNA includes:
- the LOC139171161 gene encoding arylacetamide deacetylase-like 4: MQIIFGQELWVLMFYFCISVPFIFLGWVLYYNFTKVYIPPGINQGRKLRFLSLIISIFLTLNAILKKLGICHELVAWKFLLSSMFPPGPCDLSIEETLFDRVPVRVYRRKTSNPENRGGLVWIHGGGGIAGGFKSHERLCRFFAQESASVVISIRYPLAPEHLYPAQQRSCYRAVSYFLKHAEDFGVGPQRIVLGGDSFGGCYVVAISQQLVARKDLPRISAHVLLNPFLQTLDFNLPSYQQNHSVPPVVKREAIRFGLFNLTGRELDIDGVMANAHVPEQLRKKYQKWISAEHIPEEFKIRGYMPFVPVRFSEDLFKEYGRCFEPMYSPLLMEDATLRQFPETFLLTCEYDILRDEGLLYKKRLEDNGVPVTWHHLEDGFHGNLLLIGYGPLEFSGTRKTLRRIIQFFKRF; encoded by the exons ATGCAAATTATATTTGGCCAAGAGTTGTGGGTGCTGATGTTTTATTTCTGCATTTCGGTCCCGTTTATATTTCTCGGGTGGGTCCTTTACTACAATTTCACCAAGGTGTATATCCCACCAGGAATCAACCAGGGGAGAAAACTTCGCTTTCTCTCTCTGATCATCAGCATTTTTCTCACACTG AACGCAATCCTGAAAAAACTTGGCATCTGCCATGAATTGGTGGCATGGAAGTTCCTGTTGAGCAGTATGTTCCCACCGGGACCATGTGACCTGAGCATTGAGGAAACGCTTTTCGACAGGGTGCCCGTGAGAGTCTATCGGCGCAAAACTTCCAATCCTGAGAACCGGGGAGGCCTTGTGTGGATTCACGGAGGAGGGGGCATtgctggaggcttca AAAGCCATGAAAGACTGTGCCGTTTCTTTGCCCAGGAAAGTGCCAGCGTGGTCATATCTATCAG ATATCCCTTGGCACCCGAACACCTCTACCCAGCTCAACAACGTAGCTGCTACAGGGCCGTATCGTACTTTTTGAAGCACGCGGAGGATTTCGGCGTGGGCCCTCAACGGATCGTGTTGGGTGGCGACAGCTTTGGAGGCTGCTATGTTGTGGCCATTTCTCAGCAACTGGTGGCCAGGAAGGACCTACCCCGGATCAGTGCTCACGTTCTACTCAACCCTTTCCTACAAACTCTGGATTTCAACCTGCCGTCTTACCAGCAAAACCATTCGGTGCCCCCCGTAGTCAAGAGGGAGGCTATCCGTTTTGGCTTGTTTAATCTCACCGGTAGAGAATTGGACATCGATGGTGTGATGGCTAACGCTCACGTCCCGGAGCAGCTCAGGAAAAAATACCAGAAATGGATCAGCGCCGAGCATATTCCGGAAGAATTCAAAATCCGGGGTTACATGCCGTTCGTGCCCGTCCGCTTCTCGGAAGATCTTTTCAAAGAATACGGGAGATGTTTCGAGCCCATGTATTCGCCGCTCCTGATGGAAGACGCCACCCTACGACAGTTCCCGGAGACGTTCCTTTTAACCTGCGAATACGACATTCTCCGAGACGAAGGCTTGCTGTACAAGAAGCGGCTGGAGGACAACGGGGTGCCAGTCACCTGGCATCACCTGGAGGATGGGTTTCATGGGAATCTTTTGCTGATAGGATATGGGCCATTGGAGTTTTCTGGGACAAGGAAGACTCTCAGAAGGATAATCCAATTCTTCAAACGCTTCTAG
- the VAMP3 gene encoding vesicle-associated membrane protein 3, with product MSGEPVSGAASGSNRRLQQTQNQVDEVVDIMRVNVDKVLERDQKLSELDDRADALQAGAAQFETNAAKLKRKYWWKNCKMWIILITVAVVLLIIIILWSVYG from the exons AT GTCTGGTGAGCCTGTATCCGGTGCTGCTTCCGGCAGCAACCGACGTCTTCAGCAGACTCAGAACCAAGTGGATGAG GTGGTGGATATCATGCGGGTCAATGTTGACAAGGTTTTGGAGAGGGACCAGAAGCTATCCGAGCTGGACGATCGGGCCGACGCCTTACAAGCAGGAGCTGCCCAGTTTGAGACTAACGCGGCCAAGTTGAAGAGGAAATATTGGTGGAAGAATTGCAAG atgtgGATCATATTGATTACAGTGGCAGTAGTCCTCCTCATCATTATCATCC TTTGGAGTGTGTATGGCTGA